The genomic window TCTTCTTTAATTCTTAAAACGTATTGGTAATAAAAATCAATAGGATTACGAATATAAGTAGTTAGTGCAGAAGGTGAAATGCCGTGGGCTGCCCATTTTTTTAGCGAAGAAAGCACTGCTTCATTCTTAACAATCTCTAATCTGGGTTGAACTATCGAAGATATAGAAGCAATTCCTACTTTCTCTACCAGATGATGATTAGGCTGTTTGTCGATTATTAACTGACGAATAAAACGGCTTTTTTCTCCACCTCCCACTCCTTCATTCTCAGTATTATAAATTAAATACACCTTTTTAGCTCTTTGAATCAAACGATAAAAATTATAAGAGAAAATAGCATCTCTATCTTTATAAGTAGGAAGTTGATACAGTTTACGAAGATCATAAGGAATAAAAGAGGACTCCGTTTTTCCTGCTGGTATAATACCTTCATTCATAGAATTTATAATGACTGTGTCAAAATTAAGGCATCGGGTTTCTAACATTCCCATGATTTGTAAGCCTTGTAAAGGTTCTCCAATAAAATCAACCGATTGATTTTTTACTATTTCTCTGTAAAAATACAACAGGACTTTTAAAGATTTAATTGCCTTGTACCTATCCTGAAAATCAAGAAGTTGGGTAAAAATAATATTGAAATGATACAGATAGGTATGCGTAGTGGCATCTTCTTCTTCAGAAAATTGATTTTTACAAAAATTAATAAACTTTAATATGTTTTCCAAAGCAATAGAGACCGTTTGATAAGGGGTAAATAATAATTTAAGGGTTTCATCTTCAGTACTTTTACTAATTGCCTCAATTTCTTTAAAAGTAATATAAAGTAAATTCTGATCTTTAATAAAGGTATTAAGAGCTGTAACTTCGGGTCGTATTAATTTTTGTAATAAGGTATGAGATATAAGTAGTAATACATCCTGATAATAAAAACCTTCTTGAGTAGAAGACAAATGTGCATTTAAAAGATTTGCAAAAAAGTATTGAAAAGGAACATCTTTTACCGGCATCCCCATGGTAATATTTACCGTCCGGATGTTGCCTGGTATGGCATTAAGCACAGGTAATAATACAGACTCGTCTGCTAATACTACTGCTGTTTGTTCCTGATTTTCCTGAGGAATATCGGATAGAATTTTTTGTAAAACCTTAGCCTGACCCACTGCTTGAGAAGCTCCGATAATTTCAATTTGTTTGGGTTCTGAAAATTGATTTTTAGGATGTATAGGATAATCTTTAAAATACTCCCATTCTTTTATATATTTTTTAAGAAAATGGGCTGCGCTATGGAAAGGGGTGTGTAATAAATAGGCATCGGTATCTAAAAAAACCTTTGCTCTACCTGTATGTATCAAATTGGTAATTATAAGTTCTTCTGCTTTATTTAAGGCATTAAAACCTACAAACAGATGTGTTTTGTCTGTAATTGTACTATACTCCTTACTTGATTGAGCAGCGGTTCTATACATTAGCCCGGTATGCGCCATACCTTTGGAAAGTAGATGATTGGTAAAAGCATCGTAGAAAACGGCTATATTTTGCCAAAACTTTAGGTAATTTTCCATCAGTTCCGTTTTCTGATCTTGTATATACCAATGTTCTTGTTCTTTAATATCTGATAGATAAGAAAAAAAACGGTCTACGGGTAAACAGTGACTATCAACTTCAAAAAAATCTTTTAAAACAATGGTAGCCCAGGAAATAAAGCTTTCGAAAGTTTCTTTAGTTTCATCTGGTAAGGTGATAAGATAAATTTTATAAAATTCAAATAACAACTGGATATATTCTATCGGTTGTAAATCTACCAGGGTTCCAATAAAGTCTTCAATTCCGTAAATTTCAGGAAGGATTAGAGTTGCTTCGGGATTTTGTTTTAATATTTCTTTCTTTAAAAAAATACCTGCCCGCTTATTAGGAACAATAAAAATACATTGATCCAGTGATATCTCTTTCTTATATACTTCTGTAACAACTTCTGCTAAAAAACTTTTCATAGGGTAGGAAAGAAAAGAGATTATTTATTGTACTGGTTCTAGTTTGTAATAGCGCTAGTATGTCAAAATTGAACCCAACTATTTTATTTACTGCTATCTATCCTATCCTAAGTCTTTTCTAAAGGAAAGGACTTTTAGCTACCTTCCCTTTAGGAAGGGCTAGGGATGGGATTAATTTATTTAAATAGAATTATCTATACTATTTTAAACTAAAGCCATTGCATTCTACGTTATTAAAAATCAACTAAATATGTCTTAACAAACATACATCTTTTATATTGTTTACTAAATCTTTAGTTGTACTTGTAAAATTACTTATTAAAAAAAGCGCCTCCAAAAGGAAGCGCTTTTTATATCATCAAAAATTAGTTTAGTTCGAATTATTATTCTTTTACTAAGTTAATTTCAACACGTCTGTTTTGTGCTCTACCTGCTCTTGTTTTATTTGTAGCGATAGGTCTTGCTTCTCCATATCCGATAGCAGATAATCTAAACTGATCAACACCTTTATCAACTAACCAAGTTTTTACAGCATTTGCTCTGGCATCAGATAATTTTTGGTTCAGTTTATCACTACCTGAACTATCTGTATGACCTTCTACAGTAAATTTAGCAGTAGGATATTCATTTAAAATCGTTTGAATTTCAGTAAGCTTTTCAGTAGATTCTTTCTTAATGGTTGCTTTTCCTAAATCGAAAAGGATCTGAGCCGCATACTCGTTTAATTTGTTTTGTACTTCTTCAGTTACTTCAGGACAACCATTATTTGCCACAGTACCTGCTACGTCAGGACAGTTATCATCTTTATCTAATACACCGTCACCATCTTTATCCTGGTAAGGACATCCGTTATTTTCGGCAGGACCGAATTCGTTAGGACATTCATCAGCAGAATCCTTAATTCCATCTGCATCTGCATCAGGACATCCGTTAAGATTTGCTAAACCAGCTTCTGTAGGACATTCGTCTTGAGGATCAGGTACTCCGTCTCCATCCGTATCAGGACATCCGTTAAATTCAGCTAAACCTGCTTGATCAGGACAATCATCTTTTGCATCAGGAATACCATCAGAATCTGTATCAGGACATCCGTTAAATTCTGCAAGACCTGGAGTTTCAGGACACTCATCATCCTTATCATATACTCCGTCACCATCCGTATCTTTACCTCCGAAAGCGAAAGTTAAACCAGCTG from Aquimarina sp. ERC-38 includes these protein-coding regions:
- a CDS encoding PD-(D/E)XK nuclease family protein, with the translated sequence MKSFLAEVVTEVYKKEISLDQCIFIVPNKRAGIFLKKEILKQNPEATLILPEIYGIEDFIGTLVDLQPIEYIQLLFEFYKIYLITLPDETKETFESFISWATIVLKDFFEVDSHCLPVDRFFSYLSDIKEQEHWYIQDQKTELMENYLKFWQNIAVFYDAFTNHLLSKGMAHTGLMYRTAAQSSKEYSTITDKTHLFVGFNALNKAEELIITNLIHTGRAKVFLDTDAYLLHTPFHSAAHFLKKYIKEWEYFKDYPIHPKNQFSEPKQIEIIGASQAVGQAKVLQKILSDIPQENQEQTAVVLADESVLLPVLNAIPGNIRTVNITMGMPVKDVPFQYFFANLLNAHLSSTQEGFYYQDVLLLISHTLLQKLIRPEVTALNTFIKDQNLLYITFKEIEAISKSTEDETLKLLFTPYQTVSIALENILKFINFCKNQFSEEEDATTHTYLYHFNIIFTQLLDFQDRYKAIKSLKVLLYFYREIVKNQSVDFIGEPLQGLQIMGMLETRCLNFDTVIINSMNEGIIPAGKTESSFIPYDLRKLYQLPTYKDRDAIFSYNFYRLIQRAKKVYLIYNTENEGVGGGEKSRFIRQLIIDKQPNHHLVEKVGIASISSIVQPRLEIVKNEAVLSSLKKWAAHGISPSALTTYIRNPIDFYYQYVLRIKEENVVEETVAANTLGTIVHNTLENLYKPLKGNCVTASDYKDFLKKIEDEVSQQFRSEYSTIHIKKGKNLLIYEVAKRYIERFIALEKKVSATEVIKVKGVEENLKVNFMSEAFDFPVVLRGKVDRIDEIDGNLRILDYKTGRVSASELKINTITEVITDYKYSKAFQVLMYGYLYKNQPGNKEKDIYGSIVSFKNLKEGFLQLKYKMEGDKKLYENMDVNCMTEFHQVLETLLKEIFNPNLPFIEKAV
- a CDS encoding OmpA family protein: MKHLSRFLVASLLVLGFGTANAQDENNPWAVSIGVNAVDVYPTGGDLPSQGGIFDEYFNVSDHWNILPSVSRLSVDRYIGDGFTFGVAGAVNKIENFGEIDGVDVSVDDLSYYSIDGKIGFSLKPLLKQTWFDPHIGIGGGYTWIDEIGIGTGNGTLGIRFWFSENLALDLSSTYKYVFEEYESPDNSYPPTHFQHTAGLTFAFGGKDTDGDGVYDKDDECPETPGLAEFNGCPDTDSDGIPDAKDDCPDQAGLAEFNGCPDTDGDGVPDPQDECPTEAGLANLNGCPDADADGIKDSADECPNEFGPAENNGCPYQDKDGDGVLDKDDNCPDVAGTVANNGCPEVTEEVQNKLNEYAAQILFDLGKATIKKESTEKLTEIQTILNEYPTAKFTVEGHTDSSGSDKLNQKLSDARANAVKTWLVDKGVDQFRLSAIGYGEARPIATNKTRAGRAQNRRVEINLVKE